The proteins below come from a single Candidatus Zixiibacteriota bacterium genomic window:
- a CDS encoding HEAT repeat domain-containing protein encodes MTKEDYGSLSDIAAEFVSALSRGLKTSVLYPANSSIPGEFRQTCWEKLSAALDERECIEFQIGRQEILFDSESVFESDGRETDLSGIMHRDGVRGIRFRKGIDLHEFSRFFDCLRTVLVSTEAYEDFVNILWESDFDFIEYDAVDEFTVTAAAMEVPRLASEHTLSDSDVGDLIRNERATSATGAKESLIKTAESANIAKQGLRPTSRFVADLQYFSEQEKDAIRSMLEKDQEVSIEFSAIDLLFDIAINERADRDFMLTCDTLDNMFNTLLDGEKFALLVYMIEKYRSTVTLLSKDARLRSERLRQGYNRCGDRIRISKLTEILNRSESEDLDSVQSYLEQLDWSALTQLLWMLGELEYFPARKMLCDLLQSKGRKKPEIISGAIYDARWFVVRNAANILGQIGTDKSVPPLKKAAAHEDERVRWEAVLALCKINSGISNDALISLLTDDSDRIRRTVVHHLGKNMVKTAQSALLSIVTAKQFKMFEPAEQREFLNTLALVGDQKAFACLKKLAGKRFTFGSESAKRLRDLAFQALTLQDGDYVDQILNKWASKSKGVHRASAKSALARRMKNRESKARNV; translated from the coding sequence ATGACTAAAGAAGACTACGGCAGTTTGAGTGACATAGCTGCGGAATTCGTTAGCGCATTGAGCAGGGGTTTGAAGACATCCGTTCTATATCCCGCAAACAGCTCGATTCCGGGGGAATTTCGGCAAACCTGCTGGGAAAAGCTATCGGCTGCCCTTGATGAAAGAGAATGCATAGAGTTTCAGATTGGGCGCCAGGAAATCCTGTTCGATAGCGAATCTGTCTTTGAATCGGATGGACGTGAGACGGATCTGTCAGGTATTATGCACAGAGACGGAGTCCGCGGTATCAGGTTCCGCAAGGGAATTGACCTGCATGAATTCTCCAGATTCTTCGATTGCCTGAGGACCGTCCTGGTCAGTACCGAAGCTTATGAAGACTTCGTGAATATCCTCTGGGAATCCGATTTTGATTTCATCGAATACGATGCGGTCGATGAATTCACCGTGACCGCTGCCGCAATGGAAGTCCCGCGACTTGCATCGGAGCACACTCTCAGCGACTCCGACGTCGGTGATCTAATTCGCAATGAACGGGCTACAAGTGCAACTGGAGCGAAAGAAAGTCTGATCAAGACTGCCGAGTCCGCGAATATCGCCAAGCAAGGTCTGCGTCCTACAAGCAGATTCGTCGCCGATCTTCAGTATTTCTCCGAGCAGGAAAAAGACGCGATTCGGTCGATGCTGGAGAAAGATCAGGAGGTTTCGATAGAATTCTCAGCGATCGATCTACTGTTTGACATTGCTATCAACGAACGAGCCGACCGGGATTTCATGCTGACATGTGACACGTTGGATAACATGTTCAACACGTTACTTGACGGGGAGAAATTTGCACTTCTGGTCTACATGATCGAGAAATACCGCAGCACGGTGACGCTGCTGAGCAAGGACGCTCGCCTGCGATCAGAGCGTCTCCGGCAAGGATATAACAGGTGCGGCGACAGAATCAGAATATCAAAGTTGACGGAGATTCTGAATCGATCTGAATCGGAGGATCTCGATTCTGTTCAGTCATACCTGGAGCAGCTCGATTGGAGCGCCCTGACTCAACTGCTCTGGATGCTGGGTGAACTGGAATACTTCCCTGCACGCAAGATGCTCTGCGATCTGCTTCAGAGCAAAGGCCGGAAGAAGCCGGAGATTATCTCAGGAGCGATCTATGATGCCAGATGGTTTGTTGTTCGGAATGCAGCCAACATTCTCGGGCAGATCGGAACCGACAAGAGCGTACCGCCACTGAAGAAGGCCGCGGCGCATGAAGACGAACGGGTGCGATGGGAAGCTGTATTGGCGCTGTGCAAGATAAATTCAGGGATTTCGAATGATGCTCTGATCAGTCTATTGACGGACGATTCTGATAGAATACGGCGTACTGTGGTACACCACCTCGGGAAGAATATGGTCAAGACGGCGCAGTCTGCGCTTCTCTCGATTGTCACGGCTAAGCAGTTCAAAATGTTCGAGCCGGCGGAGCAGAGAGAGTTTCTAAACACGCTCGCGCTGGTAGGCGACCAGAAGGCATTCGCATGCCTGAAGAAACTTGCCGGCAAGCGATTTACTTTCGGTAGCGAATCGGCCAAAAGGTTGCGCGACCTTGCATTCCAGGCTCTAACACTCCAGGATGGCGATTACGTGGATCAGATTCTGAACAAATGGGCAAGTAAATCAAAGGGAGTCCATCGAGCTTCTGCAAAGAGCGCGCTCGCAAGACGCATGAAGAATCGCGAAAGTAAGGCGAGGAACGTATGA
- a CDS encoding HD domain-containing protein — protein MMKPLRVDKEPCTNHDKHQHNVLGHDLVKQLYIMLRTCRIYEATNENYTRQLEKFGGYLAHAFERYDHVTLHLSDGYLFFNDERLRTDLDGYLIVKYLQETFSLYCCAGFRFENGTEESELSALFSILARLNPVEDQDNRTILLEEMKREMLINVSLIESDEQKSQAGKPKTIAEKRKLARKNFFGAISAVGEIVGQASPEKPIAVSKLKRVVHALVDQLLSDETYLLELTALKNFDDYTFVHSVDVCIYAVTTGMRLGFSRPMLAEIGFAAMFHDIGKTKIPVDLLNKPSKLEGSDWDQLRAHPIHGVRILGDSMTLDSNTARAMLVSFEHHKNLDGSGYPYINRTSPINLYSKIVGICDFFDAITADRKYQKDKVGFDRAINEVVRLSGTKFDPLLVKVFITMLGVYPTGTLLLLSSGQLAIVISNNPEDIFRPKVRIIADTRGLLAEPIVADLTDFDEANDTYVRSVEHPVDPNKYKIDISQFILLQE, from the coding sequence ATGATGAAGCCGTTGCGCGTCGACAAAGAGCCGTGTACCAATCATGACAAGCATCAGCATAACGTGCTCGGGCATGACCTCGTCAAGCAGCTCTACATAATGCTGCGGACGTGCAGGATTTATGAAGCTACTAATGAAAACTACACACGTCAGTTGGAAAAGTTTGGCGGGTACCTGGCTCATGCATTCGAGCGCTATGATCATGTAACCCTGCACTTATCGGATGGATACCTCTTCTTTAACGATGAGAGACTCAGGACAGATCTCGACGGTTATCTGATTGTCAAGTATCTGCAGGAAACATTCTCATTGTACTGCTGCGCCGGTTTTAGGTTTGAGAATGGTACCGAGGAATCGGAGTTGAGCGCGCTATTCTCCATACTTGCGCGGCTAAACCCGGTTGAGGATCAGGACAACCGCACTATACTACTGGAAGAGATGAAAAGGGAGATGCTGATCAACGTATCCTTAATTGAGTCAGATGAGCAGAAATCACAGGCGGGCAAACCGAAAACGATTGCCGAGAAACGCAAGCTGGCGAGAAAGAACTTCTTTGGAGCCATAAGTGCTGTGGGCGAAATCGTTGGGCAGGCATCTCCAGAAAAACCTATTGCAGTTTCTAAGCTGAAGCGCGTCGTACATGCTCTGGTTGATCAACTCCTCTCTGACGAAACTTATCTACTCGAACTGACGGCACTCAAGAATTTCGATGATTATACTTTTGTACACAGCGTTGATGTCTGCATTTACGCTGTTACGACAGGAATGAGGCTCGGATTTTCAAGGCCAATGCTAGCCGAGATTGGGTTTGCTGCGATGTTTCATGACATCGGAAAGACGAAAATTCCTGTCGATCTACTGAATAAGCCAAGCAAGCTGGAAGGTTCCGATTGGGATCAGCTTCGCGCGCATCCGATCCACGGTGTGCGAATACTCGGAGACTCTATGACGCTGGATTCAAATACAGCTCGTGCCATGCTTGTCTCCTTTGAACATCACAAGAATCTCGATGGTAGTGGCTATCCATATATCAACCGAACCAGTCCGATCAATCTCTACTCGAAAATTGTCGGAATCTGCGATTTTTTCGATGCGATTACCGCTGATAGAAAGTACCAGAAAGACAAAGTCGGATTCGATAGAGCAATCAACGAAGTTGTGAGGCTCTCCGGTACGAAGTTCGACCCTCTGCTGGTCAAAGTTTTCATAACGATGCTCGGTGTTTATCCGACCGGAACTCTGTTGCTGCTGAGCAGTGGCCAACTGGCGATTGTGATATCGAATAATCCGGAAGACATTTTCAGACCGAAAGTCAGAATCATTGCCGATACGCGTGGCCTGCTTGCGGAGCCGATCGTTGCCGATCTCACAGATTTCGATGAAGCAAATGACACCTATGTGAGAAGTGTGGAGCACCCGGTCGATCCGAATAAGTACAAGATTGATATCTCGCAGTTTATTCTGCTTCAAGAATAA